A region from the Xanthocytophaga agilis genome encodes:
- a CDS encoding glycosyltransferase family A protein: protein MPVVSVIIPNYNHALYLPQRIESVQNQTFQDIEIIILDDCSTDNSRDVISNYARTDKRIQTLFNTQNSGSPFKQWAKGLNLAKGEYIWIAESDDYADPVFLEKLTDILKVQPQVGIVYSQSWQVDAQGKIITSCRNLYKTLEPKSIHSGKSSIANHFSGANIIPNASAVVFRKNLVDKINSDYQTFRLSGDWLFWCQMLSLSDLVYVDEELNYFRLHAQKVTVASHKDQTFIIENLRILDLLHHQKLISDMIYQSKSKNVARQLKERQQKSETSLPFAQLRSILRYALRNNTTFLLQYLKLSFR from the coding sequence ATGCCTGTCGTATCTGTCATTATTCCCAATTATAATCATGCATTGTATCTACCTCAACGTATTGAGAGTGTACAAAATCAAACATTTCAGGATATAGAAATTATCATATTAGATGATTGCTCCACTGACAACAGCCGAGATGTAATATCTAACTATGCACGTACTGATAAACGCATTCAAACACTATTTAATACACAAAATAGTGGTAGTCCTTTTAAACAATGGGCAAAAGGGCTGAACTTGGCTAAAGGAGAGTATATCTGGATAGCAGAAAGTGATGATTATGCAGATCCTGTTTTTCTGGAAAAGTTAACTGATATTCTGAAAGTCCAACCACAAGTGGGAATTGTTTACAGTCAGTCCTGGCAGGTCGATGCTCAGGGCAAAATTATAACTTCTTGCCGCAACTTGTACAAGACACTAGAGCCTAAGAGCATTCATTCAGGAAAATCTAGTATAGCTAACCATTTCTCTGGTGCGAATATAATTCCCAATGCCAGTGCTGTTGTTTTTAGAAAAAATCTGGTTGATAAAATAAACTCTGACTACCAAACTTTTCGATTGTCAGGAGATTGGTTGTTCTGGTGTCAAATGCTCTCTCTGTCAGATCTAGTCTATGTGGATGAAGAACTCAACTACTTTCGTTTACATGCACAAAAGGTAACGGTAGCATCCCATAAAGACCAAACATTCATTATTGAAAATTTACGGATTCTGGACCTTTTACACCATCAAAAACTGATTTCAGATATGATCTATCAAAGTAAATCTAAAAACGTCGCCCGGCAATTGAAAGAACGTCAGCAGAAATCAGAAACTTCTCTACCTTTTGCGCAATTGAGATCTATTCTCAGATATGCTCTAAGAAACAATACTACATTTCTCTTACAGTATCTAAAACTTTCTTTCCGGTAG
- a CDS encoding thymidylate synthase, with product MQQYHDLMRHILENGARKEDRTGTGTLSVFGYQMRFNLNEGFPLVTTKKVHMKSVIYELLWFLKGETNIKYLKDNGVSIWDEWADANGELGPVYGKQWRSWEAADGKVIDQISDVIAQIKKNPDSRRLIVSAWNVGEISQMALMPCHALFQFYVANGRLSCQLYQRSADVFLGVPFNIASYALLTHMIAQVCNLQVGDFIWTGGDTHLYMNHMEQVELQLSREIRPLPTIKINPDMKDIFAFNYEDIIVENYNPHPGIKAPVAV from the coding sequence ATGCAACAATATCATGATTTGATGCGCCATATTCTGGAGAATGGCGCCCGGAAAGAGGATCGTACTGGAACAGGTACGCTTAGTGTGTTTGGTTATCAGATGCGGTTTAATCTGAATGAAGGTTTTCCTCTGGTAACGACAAAGAAAGTTCATATGAAGTCTGTAATCTATGAATTATTATGGTTTCTGAAAGGTGAGACCAATATCAAATACCTCAAAGATAACGGAGTTAGCATATGGGATGAATGGGCTGATGCGAATGGAGAGTTAGGACCTGTATATGGAAAACAATGGCGTAGCTGGGAAGCAGCAGATGGGAAAGTAATTGATCAGATCTCTGATGTAATAGCTCAGATTAAAAAGAATCCTGATTCAAGACGCCTCATTGTAAGTGCATGGAATGTTGGCGAGATCAGCCAGATGGCTTTAATGCCATGTCATGCTCTTTTTCAGTTTTATGTAGCCAATGGTAGGTTATCCTGCCAACTGTATCAGCGAAGTGCGGATGTGTTCCTTGGCGTTCCTTTTAATATTGCTTCCTATGCATTGCTTACCCATATGATTGCTCAGGTTTGTAATTTGCAGGTAGGCGACTTTATCTGGACTGGAGGTGATACCCATCTGTACATGAATCATATGGAGCAGGTAGAGCTGCAATTATCCCGAGAGATCCGACCTTTGCCCACAATAAAGATAAATCCAGATATGAAAGATATCTTTGCATTTAATTATGAAGATATTATCGTTGAGAATTACAATCCACATCCTGGCATAAAAGCTCCAGTAGCTGTGTAA
- a CDS encoding MarR family winged helix-turn-helix transcriptional regulator: MKREETVDYQIKACWHAISRMYNSEAAQHDFTMAIGHVLLNIDAERGTPATHIGPLVGLESRSLTRMLRTLEEDGLIYRETNARDKRFVNVFLTESGKEKREIARRTVREFNFMIRNNVPSEKLDIFFEVVQQITKMVEQRRTLQSSELMETDLPE, from the coding sequence ATGAAACGCGAAGAAACCGTTGATTATCAAATAAAAGCTTGTTGGCATGCCATTTCACGTATGTATAACAGTGAAGCAGCACAACATGATTTCACAATGGCTATTGGGCATGTATTGCTTAATATTGACGCAGAAAGAGGAACACCCGCTACTCACATAGGCCCATTGGTCGGATTAGAGAGTCGCAGTCTTACCCGTATGTTACGAACGCTGGAAGAAGATGGTCTGATCTATCGTGAAACAAACGCAAGAGACAAACGCTTTGTGAATGTTTTTCTGACAGAAAGCGGTAAAGAGAAACGTGAAATTGCTCGTCGTACAGTACGCGAATTTAACTTCATGATCCGGAATAATGTTCCTTCTGAGAAGCTGGATATTTTTTTTGAAGTAGTTCAGCAAATTACCAAAATGGTAGAACAACGACGCACCTTACAATCATCTGAATTGATGGAAACCGATCTTCCAGAGTAA
- a CDS encoding 3-hydroxyacyl-CoA dehydrogenase/enoyl-CoA hydratase family protein yields the protein METLVAEKIQTTGQKTHQNRPIRRVTVLGAGIMGSRIACHFANIGVDVLLLDMVPKDLNDAEKAKGLTLDNKNVRNRIVNDLFQAAIKASPAPLYNTSFANRIVLGNFEDNMKDIATADWVIEVVVERLDIKKLIYEQVEKYRKPGTLITSNTSGIPIHLMSEGRSEDFQKHFCGTHFFNPPRYLRLLEVIPGPKTNPEVIDFVMQYGDRYLGKTTVLCKDTPAFIANRVGVYAMMSVIKATEEFGLTIEEVDKLTGDISGKPKSGTFRLSDVVGLDTTVNVANGLYNNLPNDESKETFKLPAIVQKLSENKWLGDKTGQGFYKKIKNAAGQSEILSLDLKTLEYRPQQKARLSVFELTKGVDDLKKRLQILINAKGKEGDFMRATTYDLFSYVTHRIPEISDELYRIDQAICAGFGWQIGPFETWDALGVQTTVTKMEAAGKKPAAWVYEMLANGHDTFYKVEGGIRKYYDLQAKGYKAVPGTEEFILLDTLRGNKVVWENKGATLFDIGDGVLNLEAHTKMNTLGPEVIEGINKAISIAEKDFRGLVIANEGENFSAGANLGMLFMFAVEQEYDEVDLMIRQFQNTMMRVRYSAIPVVVAPAGLTLGGGCEMTLHADRVQAAAESYIGLVEVGVGLIPGGGGCKEMALRLSDAYEAGDIELNSLQNAFMNVAMAKVSTSAYEAFDMKYLRRGDKVTLNRSRLIADAKESVLELADAGYTQAKQRKDIKVQGRTGIALFKAGIAAMRYGKYISEHDQKIAEKLAYVMCGGDLSYPQVVTEQYLLDLEREAFLSLCGERKTLERIQSLLNGGKPLRN from the coding sequence ATGGAAACATTAGTTGCCGAGAAAATACAGACTACAGGACAGAAAACACACCAAAATCGCCCAATCAGACGGGTAACAGTACTGGGTGCAGGTATTATGGGTTCACGCATTGCTTGTCATTTTGCAAACATTGGTGTAGATGTACTGTTGCTGGATATGGTACCGAAAGACCTGAATGATGCCGAAAAAGCAAAAGGTTTAACACTGGATAATAAAAACGTACGAAACAGAATTGTCAATGATCTGTTTCAGGCTGCCATCAAAGCTAGTCCTGCTCCTTTATACAATACTTCATTTGCTAACCGTATTGTACTGGGAAACTTTGAAGACAATATGAAAGATATTGCCACTGCAGATTGGGTGATAGAGGTTGTTGTTGAAAGACTAGACATCAAAAAACTTATTTATGAACAAGTTGAAAAATATAGAAAGCCTGGCACCTTAATTACTTCTAACACATCAGGTATCCCTATTCACCTGATGTCTGAAGGTCGAAGTGAAGATTTCCAGAAACATTTCTGTGGTACTCACTTCTTCAATCCTCCACGCTATTTACGTCTACTGGAAGTAATTCCTGGACCTAAAACAAATCCGGAAGTCATTGACTTTGTGATGCAGTATGGTGATCGGTATCTAGGCAAAACAACCGTATTATGCAAAGATACTCCTGCATTTATCGCCAATCGCGTGGGTGTTTATGCTATGATGAGTGTGATCAAAGCAACTGAAGAGTTTGGATTAACTATTGAGGAGGTAGATAAACTGACAGGTGATATTTCAGGAAAGCCTAAATCTGGTACTTTTCGCTTGTCAGATGTTGTAGGTTTGGATACTACTGTCAATGTTGCCAATGGCTTATATAACAACCTTCCAAACGATGAATCCAAAGAGACATTCAAGCTTCCTGCTATTGTTCAAAAACTGAGTGAGAACAAATGGCTGGGAGATAAAACAGGACAAGGATTTTATAAAAAGATCAAAAATGCAGCAGGTCAGTCCGAAATCCTTTCTCTTGATCTGAAAACACTGGAATACCGCCCACAACAAAAAGCACGCCTGTCTGTATTCGAACTAACGAAAGGAGTAGATGACCTGAAAAAACGCCTTCAGATTCTGATCAACGCCAAAGGAAAAGAAGGTGACTTTATGCGTGCTACTACCTATGATCTTTTCAGTTATGTCACTCATCGTATCCCTGAAATATCAGACGAACTGTATCGTATAGATCAGGCTATTTGTGCAGGTTTTGGCTGGCAGATTGGTCCATTCGAAACGTGGGATGCACTGGGAGTTCAGACAACTGTAACCAAAATGGAAGCAGCAGGTAAGAAACCTGCAGCCTGGGTATATGAAATGCTAGCCAATGGCCATGATACTTTCTATAAAGTAGAAGGTGGTATCCGAAAATACTATGATCTACAGGCTAAAGGATATAAAGCAGTACCTGGAACAGAAGAATTTATTCTACTGGATACCTTAAGAGGCAATAAAGTAGTTTGGGAAAACAAAGGGGCTACACTGTTTGATATCGGTGATGGTGTGTTGAATCTGGAAGCTCATACTAAAATGAATACCTTAGGCCCAGAAGTTATTGAAGGTATCAACAAGGCAATTTCGATTGCAGAGAAGGATTTCAGAGGTCTGGTAATTGCCAATGAAGGTGAAAACTTCTCAGCAGGAGCCAATCTGGGTATGCTGTTTATGTTTGCTGTTGAACAGGAATATGATGAAGTGGACCTTATGATTCGTCAGTTTCAAAACACGATGATGCGGGTACGTTATTCTGCGATTCCGGTTGTTGTAGCTCCGGCAGGACTTACACTGGGAGGTGGATGTGAGATGACTCTGCATGCAGATCGTGTACAAGCTGCTGCTGAAAGTTATATCGGTCTGGTAGAAGTGGGTGTGGGTCTGATTCCAGGTGGTGGTGGTTGTAAAGAAATGGCTCTTCGCCTATCAGATGCCTATGAAGCAGGAGACATTGAACTGAACTCACTCCAGAATGCCTTTATGAATGTGGCAATGGCAAAAGTATCTACTTCAGCCTATGAAGCATTCGACATGAAATATCTTCGTCGTGGTGATAAAGTAACCTTAAATCGTAGTCGCTTGATTGCTGATGCAAAAGAATCTGTACTGGAACTGGCAGATGCCGGATATACACAAGCCAAACAACGCAAAGATATAAAGGTACAGGGACGTACAGGTATAGCGTTATTTAAAGCAGGTATAGCTGCTATGCGTTATGGAAAATATATCAGTGAACACGATCAGAAAATTGCAGAGAAGCTAGCTTACGTAATGTGTGGTGGGGATCTATCCTATCCACAGGTGGTGACAGAACAATACTTGCTGGATCTGGAAAGAGAAGCTTTCTTGTCATTATGTGGTGAACGTAAGACCCTTGAGAGAATCCAAAGTCTACTGAATGGAGGCAAACCTCTCAGAAACTAA
- a CDS encoding acetyl-CoA C-acyltransferase: MNAYIVAGYRTAVGKAPRGGFRFTRPDDLAAEVIKKLVASVPALDPARVDDIIVGNAVPEAEQGMQMGRMISLLSMPISVPGMVINRYCGSGVEAIAIASAKIHAGMADCMIAGGTESMSLVPTTGWKLAPNYELTLPHPDYYLGMGLTAEQVADQYHITRQEQDEFAFKSHQKALNAIKSGYFKDQIVPITVKETYFDADSGKKKTREYVVDTDEGPRADTSMDALGKLKPVFAAGGSVTAGNSSQTSDGAGFVLVMSERMVNELNLKPIARMVTYAAMGVEPRIMGIGPVAAIPQALKQAGMKLEDIQQIELNEAFAAQALAVIKTLGINPDIVNPNGGAIALGHALGSTGARLSIQLFNEMRRQNQKYGMVTACVGGGQGVAGIYEFLN; the protein is encoded by the coding sequence ATGAATGCATATATAGTAGCCGGATATAGAACTGCTGTAGGTAAAGCGCCTCGTGGAGGGTTTCGGTTTACCCGTCCAGATGATCTGGCAGCAGAAGTAATAAAAAAACTGGTAGCCTCTGTGCCAGCATTAGACCCTGCACGTGTGGATGATATTATAGTAGGTAATGCAGTACCCGAAGCGGAACAAGGCATGCAGATGGGACGTATGATTTCATTGCTTTCTATGCCTATCAGCGTTCCAGGTATGGTTATCAATCGTTACTGTGGGTCAGGAGTAGAAGCTATTGCTATTGCTTCTGCTAAAATTCATGCAGGGATGGCGGATTGTATGATTGCCGGAGGAACAGAATCTATGTCGCTGGTACCTACTACAGGCTGGAAACTAGCACCTAATTATGAATTAACACTCCCTCATCCTGATTACTACCTGGGTATGGGACTCACTGCCGAGCAGGTTGCAGACCAGTACCACATCACTCGTCAGGAGCAGGATGAATTTGCGTTCAAATCTCATCAAAAAGCGCTTAATGCGATCAAGAGTGGATATTTCAAGGACCAGATTGTTCCTATCACTGTAAAGGAAACTTATTTTGATGCAGATAGTGGCAAAAAGAAAACCCGCGAATATGTAGTAGATACAGATGAAGGTCCACGGGCAGATACAAGTATGGATGCTTTAGGAAAGCTAAAACCTGTATTTGCAGCAGGCGGAAGTGTAACAGCAGGTAACTCTTCTCAAACATCTGATGGAGCAGGCTTTGTACTGGTTATGTCTGAACGAATGGTAAACGAGTTGAATCTGAAACCGATTGCCCGTATGGTTACCTATGCTGCTATGGGTGTGGAACCACGCATCATGGGTATTGGTCCGGTTGCAGCGATACCACAGGCACTAAAACAGGCAGGTATGAAGTTAGAAGATATTCAACAGATTGAACTGAATGAAGCATTTGCGGCTCAGGCACTGGCAGTAATCAAAACACTTGGTATCAATCCTGATATCGTAAACCCTAATGGAGGTGCTATTGCATTAGGCCATGCTTTGGGTTCAACTGGTGCCAGATTGTCTATTCAGTTATTTAATGAAATGCGTCGCCAGAATCAGAAGTATGGTATGGTTACAGCCTGTGTAGGTGGTGGACAAGGAGTAGCAGGGATCTATGAGTTTTTAAACTAA
- a CDS encoding M20/M25/M40 family metallo-hydrolase encodes MKRNAFIGITLSLLSFYNAGAQTISTTDIKKHITILASDKMEGRGSGKKGGELAADYIAGQFKVLKLVPKGDAKGYFQYFDVKNSSTHGAVDTTNRTTKNVIGYLDNGARETIVIGAHYDHLGMGHDGGSLDISPLGKIHNGADDNASGVAGVLELAKYYSQNKEKEKVNLLFICFSGEEMGLLGSKYFTDHPIVDLSKIDCMLNMDMVGRLPENKTLIVSGVGTSPSWGNILRKYESDKLKASFDSSGIGASDHTSFYLKNIPVLHFFTGSHSDYHKPGDDADKINYVGEQIVLQYIIQVISDIAVLPHLAFTPTKTNSNQSASVSMKVTMGIMPSYASDGNGLKVDAVSENKPAKKAGVLTGDVIVAIDEHKVTDIHTYMEALNFYEKGASAQVKIRRGAETVTLTVQF; translated from the coding sequence ATGAAGAGAAATGCATTTATTGGAATCACCTTGTCTCTGCTAAGTTTTTATAATGCTGGAGCACAAACTATTTCTACAACAGATATAAAAAAGCACATTACTATTCTCGCCAGTGATAAGATGGAAGGACGAGGGTCTGGCAAAAAAGGTGGCGAGTTAGCTGCTGACTATATTGCTGGTCAGTTCAAGGTATTAAAACTGGTACCTAAAGGAGATGCGAAGGGTTATTTCCAATATTTTGATGTAAAGAATTCCAGCACACATGGCGCTGTAGACACAACTAACCGGACTACGAAGAATGTAATAGGTTATCTGGATAATGGTGCAAGAGAGACAATTGTTATAGGAGCTCATTATGATCATTTGGGAATGGGGCATGATGGAGGCTCACTGGATATATCTCCTCTGGGAAAAATTCATAATGGAGCAGATGACAATGCTAGTGGAGTAGCTGGTGTATTGGAGCTAGCGAAGTATTACAGTCAGAATAAAGAAAAAGAGAAGGTTAACCTCTTGTTTATATGTTTTTCTGGTGAAGAAATGGGATTGCTGGGGTCAAAATATTTTACAGATCATCCCATTGTTGATCTTTCAAAAATAGACTGTATGCTGAATATGGATATGGTAGGCAGACTTCCTGAGAACAAGACACTCATTGTAAGTGGAGTAGGGACTAGTCCATCATGGGGAAATATACTACGTAAATACGAGTCAGATAAGTTGAAAGCCTCATTCGATTCTTCCGGAATAGGAGCTTCTGATCATACATCTTTTTACCTGAAGAATATTCCGGTATTACATTTTTTTACAGGATCTCATAGCGATTATCATAAACCTGGTGATGATGCAGATAAGATTAATTACGTAGGAGAGCAGATTGTTTTACAGTATATCATTCAGGTTATTTCAGATATAGCTGTACTGCCTCATCTGGCTTTTACTCCTACTAAAACCAACAGCAATCAAAGTGCTTCTGTTTCTATGAAGGTGACTATGGGAATTATGCCAAGTTATGCTTCAGACGGCAATGGTCTAAAAGTAGACGCAGTCTCTGAGAATAAACCCGCTAAAAAAGCAGGTGTGTTGACAGGAGATGTGATTGTGGCTATTGATGAGCATAAGGTTACTGATATCCATACCTATATGGAAGCCCTAAACTTTTATGAAAAAGGTGCATCCGCTCAGGTTAAGATCCGCAGAGGAGCTGAAACCGTTACACTTACAGTACAATTCTAA
- a CDS encoding prolipoprotein diacylglyceryl transferase has product MTFPVNFHIAGFTINSHLVFEILSYSIGFRYYLWLRRHTHDPISNSDRLWIFIGAAAGGLIGSRVVGILENPNIFIQASGNWMVYLQSKTIVGGLLGGLIGVELTKKQLGVTTSSGDLMVYPIILGMILGRIGCFLAGTTDGTHGSPCSLPWCMNLGDGIPRHPAALYEIMFLSVVGTCIFLLEQQYVLTNGSRFKILLASYLLFRFFIEFIKPVYRFNFGLSTIQLACIGGLIYYYKVFLYPASLLLARKEIIPDKEQ; this is encoded by the coding sequence GTGACCTTTCCTGTTAACTTTCACATAGCCGGATTTACCATCAATTCTCATTTGGTATTTGAGATATTATCTTATTCAATTGGTTTTCGGTATTACTTATGGCTACGTCGTCATACACATGATCCTATCAGCAATTCAGATCGTCTCTGGATATTTATTGGAGCCGCTGCAGGAGGGCTAATTGGTTCCCGAGTAGTAGGTATTCTTGAAAACCCGAATATATTCATACAGGCCTCTGGAAACTGGATGGTTTACTTGCAAAGCAAAACTATTGTAGGAGGGCTACTGGGAGGATTAATTGGAGTTGAACTAACAAAAAAACAATTGGGTGTCACTACTTCATCAGGAGATCTGATGGTTTATCCTATTATACTGGGAATGATTCTGGGACGTATTGGTTGCTTTCTGGCAGGGACGACCGATGGCACACATGGTAGTCCCTGTTCATTACCCTGGTGTATGAATCTGGGAGATGGCATCCCTCGTCATCCGGCTGCTTTGTATGAAATCATGTTCCTATCAGTAGTAGGAACATGTATCTTCCTTCTTGAGCAACAGTATGTATTGACCAATGGCAGTCGATTTAAAATCTTGTTAGCATCTTACCTTCTTTTTCGCTTCTTTATTGAGTTTATTAAGCCTGTGTATCGATTTAACTTTGGCTTATCAACGATACAACTGGCATGTATAGGAGGTTTGATTTATTATTATAAGGTATTTCTCTATCCTGCCAGTTTACTACTTGCCAGAAAAGAAATCATCCCAGATAAAGAACAATAA
- a CDS encoding radical SAM protein, which produces MSKQRPYTYYDFTLSLCSTCLRRIEAKIVFEDDKVFMLKNCPEHGREKVLIATDIPYYKNIRNYNKASEMPLKFNMATHYGCPYDCGLCTDHEQHSCLTLIEVTDRCNLTCPTCYAESSPTHGRHRTLEEINHMMDIIVANEGEPDVIQLSGGEPTVHPQFFEILDLAKQKPIKHLMVNTNGIRIAQDESFVEKLASYMPDFEIYLQFDSFRKEVLEQMRGKDLRDVRKKALENLNKYNVSTTLVVTLQKGLNTDEIGSIIEYALQQPCVRGVTFQPTQVAGRLENFNPAKDRYTLTEVRQDILNQTPIFQENDLLPVPCNPDALVMGYALKLEGQVFPLTRFINPDDLLNNSKNTIVYEQDDRLKDHMVNLFSTAKSVECATDELNSLLCCLPSVQAPGLTYQNLFRIIIMQFIDAYNFDVRSIKKSCVHIVNKDGKIVPFETMNLFYRDDKAKYLEELRKEREDKSMV; this is translated from the coding sequence ATGTCAAAACAACGTCCCTACACCTATTACGATTTTACACTAAGTCTTTGTTCTACCTGTCTGCGCCGTATTGAGGCCAAAATTGTGTTTGAGGATGATAAAGTTTTTATGTTGAAAAACTGCCCTGAACATGGACGGGAGAAAGTTCTGATAGCAACAGATATACCTTATTATAAAAATATACGAAACTACAACAAGGCCAGTGAGATGCCTCTCAAATTTAATATGGCAACTCATTATGGATGTCCTTATGACTGTGGTTTGTGCACAGATCACGAGCAACATTCATGTCTTACCCTCATAGAAGTAACAGACAGATGTAACCTTACCTGTCCAACCTGTTATGCGGAATCTTCTCCTACTCATGGCAGACACCGTACACTGGAAGAAATTAACCACATGATGGATATTATAGTGGCCAATGAAGGGGAACCGGATGTAATTCAACTTAGTGGTGGTGAACCAACTGTACATCCTCAGTTCTTTGAAATACTGGATCTTGCCAAACAAAAGCCTATCAAACACCTGATGGTGAATACCAATGGTATCCGGATTGCACAAGATGAATCTTTTGTAGAAAAATTAGCATCTTACATGCCTGATTTTGAGATTTACCTACAGTTTGATTCTTTTCGGAAGGAAGTATTGGAACAAATGCGGGGAAAAGATTTACGGGATGTACGTAAAAAAGCATTGGAGAACCTCAACAAATACAATGTATCTACAACATTGGTGGTGACTTTGCAGAAAGGATTAAACACAGATGAGATTGGGAGTATCATTGAATATGCATTGCAACAACCATGTGTGCGGGGTGTTACCTTCCAACCTACTCAGGTGGCAGGCCGACTCGAAAACTTCAATCCTGCAAAAGACCGGTATACACTGACCGAAGTCCGTCAGGATATTCTCAATCAGACTCCTATCTTTCAGGAAAACGACTTACTACCTGTCCCCTGCAATCCGGATGCTCTGGTAATGGGCTATGCCCTAAAACTAGAAGGCCAGGTGTTTCCACTTACACGGTTTATTAATCCAGACGACCTGCTTAATAATTCCAAAAATACGATTGTCTATGAACAGGATGATCGTCTCAAAGACCATATGGTAAATCTATTCAGTACAGCTAAATCTGTTGAATGTGCTACAGATGAATTAAACTCTTTGCTGTGCTGCCTCCCCTCTGTACAGGCTCCCGGACTAACCTACCAAAACTTATTCCGCATCATTATCATGCAGTTCATTGATGCTTATAACTTTGATGTTCGGTCTATTAAAAAATCATGTGTCCACATAGTCAACAAAGATGGTAAGATTGTTCCATTTGAAACAATGAATCTGTTTTATCGCGATGACAAGGCAAAATATCTCGAAGAATTGCGAAAAGAAAGAGAAGATAAAAGTATGGTATAG
- a CDS encoding TonB family protein, with protein MKIKVLALFLIVFGVMSLTVQAQSKRLIPVAEYYEGGQEKLLADIQQMIQYPPTAKRNRIQGECQVNFVLEADGKTSSFKLVKEIGGGCGAEAMRIAGLLKFKAPGYRMDVGVPIKFVLPKPGN; from the coding sequence ATGAAAATCAAGGTTTTAGCATTATTTCTAATTGTATTTGGAGTAATGAGTCTGACTGTTCAGGCTCAAAGCAAACGTCTTATTCCTGTTGCTGAATATTATGAAGGAGGTCAGGAAAAACTTCTTGCTGATATACAGCAAATGATTCAGTATCCGCCAACTGCAAAGCGGAATCGTATTCAGGGCGAATGCCAAGTAAATTTTGTATTGGAAGCAGATGGTAAAACCTCTTCATTTAAACTAGTAAAAGAGATTGGTGGAGGATGTGGTGCAGAAGCTATGCGTATTGCCGGATTGCTTAAATTTAAAGCTCCCGGATATCGTATGGATGTAGGTGTACCTATAAAGTTTGTATTGCCTAAGCCAGGAAATTAA
- the yihA gene encoding ribosome biogenesis GTP-binding protein YihA/YsxC — MKIQTAVFKQSNTDYKKCPAPTMPEYAFIGRSNVGKSSLINMITGKPTLAKTSQTPGKTQLINHFSINDQWYLVDLPGYGYAKASQKEREKWDKMIKEYLKNRTNLHCIFVLIDSRHSAQKIDMEFMQWLGENELPFAIIFTKTDKQSKTRTQALLNEYATKMLDYWEEMPVSFSTSSLTKTGKDEILKFIDELNQDWQPVPQD; from the coding sequence ATGAAAATTCAGACAGCAGTTTTTAAACAGAGTAATACCGATTATAAAAAGTGTCCGGCTCCAACTATGCCGGAGTATGCTTTTATTGGAAGATCTAATGTAGGTAAATCCTCTTTGATCAATATGATTACAGGTAAACCTACATTGGCCAAAACATCTCAAACACCCGGAAAAACACAGTTGATTAACCATTTTTCTATCAATGATCAATGGTATCTTGTGGATTTGCCAGGGTATGGATATGCCAAAGCAAGCCAAAAAGAGCGGGAGAAGTGGGATAAAATGATAAAGGAATATTTAAAGAACCGAACAAACCTCCATTGTATATTTGTATTAATAGATTCCCGCCATTCTGCCCAGAAGATAGATATGGAGTTCATGCAATGGTTAGGAGAAAATGAATTGCCATTTGCCATTATTTTCACAAAGACAGACAAACAATCCAAAACCAGGACACAGGCACTACTAAATGAATATGCCACCAAAATGCTTGATTACTGGGAAGAAATGCCAGTTTCTTTCTCTACTTCTTCCTTAACAAAAACAGGGAAAGATGAGATCTTAAAATTTATTGATGAATTGAATCAGGATTGGCAACCTGTACCTCAAGACTAA